The Raphanus sativus cultivar WK10039 unplaced genomic scaffold, ASM80110v3 Scaffold4180, whole genome shotgun sequence genome includes a window with the following:
- the LOC108838908 gene encoding protein EMSY-LIKE 4, which translates to MDYESFDSSGTDDDLPPSHRVARGGGRVTGNGRPSSLPPSYPPKMYDEVAADMEAQIHQIEKEAYISILRAFKAQADAITWEKESLITELRKELRVSNEEHRELLGRVNADDTIRRIREWRQSGGMQPTIRNAAQVVHDTLPTPSISASTKKHKPNQPVPSQPFASPPFHPQADPTDQFASWKAKRGSVPNAKGKKHKPGFPGGSSSAKPISYHPSDQQPPRGQGMNRLPSGPISSSEPTNGTEPESFVGRKVRTRWPEDNTFYEAVITKYNPVEGRHALVYDIGTPSETWEWVNLSEISPGDIEWIGEGPAVGNQYGYNGQGLNRTTGPNSVPQRGSGVVKTTVKKDFRTSQNGTGKRKHMDIRIRQTNVLIREVERVLGSHNPDPQEVERAKRMLEEQEQALVGAIAKLGDISDGENEGGFRR; encoded by the exons ATGGACTACGAATCGTTTGATAGCAGCG GAACAGATGATGATCTGCCTCCATCGCATAGGGTTGCACGAGGAGGAGGCCGTGTGACTGGCAATGGAAGACCTTCGAGTCTTCCTCCATCTTACCCCCCTAAGATGTATGATGAAGTTGCTGCTGATATGGAAGCTCAGATTCACCAGATTGAGAAGGAAGCCTACATCTCTATCCTAAGAGCCTTTAAAGCCCAAGCAGATGCTATCACTTGG GAAAAGGAAAGTCTTATAACTGAACTGCGCAAAGAGTTGAGGGTATCGAATGAGGAACATAGAGAGCTTCTTGGTCGTGTAAACGCAGATGATACAATACGAAGGATAAG GGAGTGGAGACAATCTGGAGGAATGCAACCAACTATACGCAATGCTGCTCAAGTGGTTCACGATACCTTGCCAACACCTTCCATTTCAGCTTCTACTAAGAAGCACAAACCAAACCAGCCAGTTCCTTCTCAACCATTCGCTTCACCTCCTTTCCACCCTCAAGCTGATCCCACTGACCAATTTGCTTCATGGAAGGCTAAACGAGGATCTGTTCCCAATGCCAAGGGCAAAAAGCATAAACCA GGTTTCCCTGGTGGTTCGTCTTCTGCAAAACCTATCTCATACCATCCTTCAGATCAACAACCTCCACGAGGACAAGGCATGAACAGATTACCATCTGGTCCCATCAGTTCAAGTGAACCCACAAACGGAACCGAACCTGAGTCCTTTGTAGGAAGAAAAGTTAGAACAAGGTGGCCAGAAGACAATACATTTTACGAGGCTGTCATCACCAAGTACAATCCCGTTGAG GGTCGCCATGCTTTGGTTTATGACATTGGAACACCTAGCGAGACATGGGAATGGGTCAATCTCTCAGAG ATATCTCCTGGGGATATTGAGTGGATAGGAGAGGGTCCTGCGGTTGGTAATCAGTATGGTTATAACGGACAAGGTCTTAATAGAACCACAGGACCGAACAGTGTTCCTCAACGAGGAAGCGGTGTGGTAAAGACCACGGTTAAAAAAGATTTCAGAACATCGCAGAATGGAACTGGGAAAAGGAAACATATGGATATACGAATCCGTCAGACCAATGTCCTAATCAGAGAG GTGGAGAGAGTTCTTGGCTCACACAATCCAGATCCTCAAGAAGTTGAAAGGGCTAAGAGAATGTTGGAG